TGCAGGCTTTGAGGAAGGCATTGGCACACTGATGACAGTGCCCTTCAATTAGACTGTACATTGATACACCTTATTTCAGACCATTAAAAACTGTTGGACTTTCTGGGAGAGAAACTCAGCTCTACTCTTCCATCTGCTGCAACATATCTCTTTATGGTTAAATCTACACTTTGGACTTCAGAGATCTAAACTTGGGGACTGGCCAGGACAGTCACACTAGGcttgtaaaagcagaaatagcaCTGTGTATCCCAGCTCAAATGCCTGACAGGAGGGAATATAGGTGTCCCCCTACACTTGAGCATACTGCTAGAGAAGGTCTGGCTCTGTGGGTAGAATAGGTGGGAAAAGAGGAGAATGTGTCTTTTAAAGACAACTGCTGTACTGGAGGCTTAACAGTCATGTTCGATTCTCTTTCACAAAGTGTGgttttaaatgctgaaagaagggaaaaacctaatttttttttttttttcagtggaggaAAGTGTTAAGTACTTTAAGCCTAGAGGCttaaacataaaattaagaGCATAGCCAAGAACAGAGGTGCCGTGCAAAGGAACATAATAAAGACTACCATGTTGTGGAGCTCTGTAGCAAATATGGGACACAGGGTGGTTATTGAGGAATAAATGGAAGGGAAACAAATACCCTTCTGTGATTCTGGGAGCTGAGACCTCTTGACAGGAACAGATGATAGCACTGGGGTTTTAGATGAATTCTCAGTGTTGGGGAAGGCTGGCAGGTGGCTCTCCTCTGGGGAAATAAAACACCTCAGAAGCAGCTGTTCTGCTCACTGCCAGGTTTCAGGATCATTAGTATGGCAGCAAACTGGAGGACAAAAGAGAATCTAAAATCCCAGTATCTAGAATTCTTCTTGTACGTTTGATTTGAAAATAATGGGCTGGTGAAGATAAAATGGAATACATGCTGTACATCCTTACAAGTGGCAAGCACAGTGTGCATCCAGGGAAGCAAGGGACAGTCTTGGTTTGTGATAAATGGAGAGGTTTGACCATACTTTGTCTTTGAAGGAGAGTTATCTTTGCTAGAGGACAATATATCGTACCAGATCCAACAGCCCAAGAGAGGTGAGACTGCTGTTGCTCCATGTCCAGACAGTAGTGAGGCTGAAGATGTATTCAGCAGACACAGGCACACAAAGCACACATATAGGctacatatgtatgtacatatacatgGCTGGCTACACACATCACAGGCAGACACTCAGAGCGCCCAAGTGAACGtaggcagcaccagcagcctcatcctgctcccctctctgGCTGGCCAGGATGGGAGCCCACAAGTGAGAAGACATATATACAAGGTGgatccctccagcagctgggcttaGACACTCAGCCCAGTAGCTGCCCCTGGATCCCAGTCTCCCCAGTTGCTGGCACCTGGACATACAAGCCCCCAGGGTGACAGCCCTGTGCCAGTTGCTGGTACAAACTGTCACACACACGCAACTGGCCAGGACTTTCCATGTCCCGTAGCTACCCCCTCTGTGCTCTCGCCCTCAGAGACACGCGGGTGTTCTCACACCCAGAGCTGGCCCTCGGGGACCTGCGCACCCTCCTGGCTCCCAGGCCACTTCACGTACTCATAGGCAGGTCCGCTTGATCTCTGCTACCCGTCGCACACTTGCACGCCCGCAGGCGCTCCGGTTGCTGGTACCACGGACGCGTGGGCCCTCTGACCAGCTGTCTGACCCCAGCTGCTGCGTCCACAGCCCGATACGCACACGTGCGCACAGGATCAAAAGCCCTCACCCACGAAAGAGTCGGAATTTAGCAAGAAGACAACAGAGGCTGTGCTGATCAGTCACAGGGCACAGCCAGACAAGCGTACTGACCAGCAAGCTATTTATCTGCGTCTGGCCCTTGTTATCACCTTACACTTCTATTTTCCCACTCCTGTTCCTCCCAAAATCACCTAaacccctccctttccccacctttgGTTCCTTTGCTAAAGATCTCGTAAGAAGTCCTGTGCAATTCCAAACTGTTCTTCCCCTGCACACCGTAATATGTCCCGCCCCGAGGCAGTGACCCCCTTAGTCCGAAGGGTGATCTGGAAAGCTGCTTCTGGTGACCCTGGTGATGGGTTTCACGGCTGGACACTGGGACAGCCGTGGGAGGAGCCCAGACAAGGTGCTGGTTCCCCTCCAGTCCTTGATCCGGGATCGCGCCTGCCATTGTGCTCCTGTGCTCCTCTGGGCTTGGGCAGATGGGCCTTTGGTGGGCTGATGGCTCCTGTGACGGGCCTGGGAGTTGCCCCGCACAGTATGTTTGGGGTCCCCCTCCTGCCGTTGTCCCTCTGAGCTTTTTGTGCATGTGCAGATGAGCTTTGTCACGTAACCTCACAACCTGAATGTGGGCTGTGGTTTCTAATGGGGCCCTGTGGGCACTGTGGCAGCATGAAGAAGCCAggatgctttttaaaagacGACCTAAAGGCATAATTCAAGCATGCCAGCATGAAGGAGAGTTCAGCATGTGGCTCTGCCATAGTACTGTCCTGAGACTCGTGGGTCTGTTGCCTTCCCtatcaattttttcttctttcctccccttcagATCACGACGGTTGTCTTGGGAGAGCAGGCTCAGACGGGAGCAAGACTGCTCAGGATGCCCAACTGCCTGCTAAAACTGACCAGGGTGGTGCTGAGCCACAAGCTCAGGGCTCTGTTTATCCTCACCTTTAAGTTCATGTCCTTTGCCTCCATCATATTATACTGGAGAATCGCGGAGCACCCTAAGGGCAGAGGCCAGCTCTACAGCTTGCCTGCTGAAATCCGCTGTGCTCACTCTgtgccttctcctccccatcccgcTGTCGGTGGGCCCCCTGCTTCCCCAGGGGACGTGTTTTTTGTGGAGACCTCGGATCAAACTAACCCCAGTTACCTGTTCATGTGCTCCGTGGAGTCAGCGGCCCGGACGCACCCTGAGACAAGGGTCGTGGTGCTCATGAAAGGTTTGGCAAGTGGTAACGCCTCATTACCCAGCCACTGGGGCTTCTCGTTGCTGAGCTGCTTCCCCAACGTGGAAGTCCGGCCCCTGGACTTGACAGAGCTTTTCTCTGGCACACCTCTGGCAAACTGGTACTTGCAGGCTCAGCAGCGCTGGGAGCCTTATTTCTTACCCGTCCTGTCTGACGCCTGCAGAATTGCCATCATGTGGAAATTTGGTGGCATCTACCTGGACACAGACTTCATTGTGCTTAAGAACTTAAAGAACCTCACCAATGTGCTTGGTACCCAGTCCAAGTACGTTCTGAACGGAGCCTTTTTGTCCTTTAAGCCCAAACACAAGTTCATGGAGCTTTGCATGCAGGACTTTGTGGATAACTACAACAGCTGGATCTGGGGGCACCAGGGCCCACAGCTCCTAACACGTGTCTTCAAGAAGTGGTGCTCCATCAGGAGTCTTCGGAGCAGTACGAGCTGCAAAGGAGTGCGTGCTCTGCCCCGTGAGGCTTTTTATCCCATTCGGTGGCAGGACTGGAAGAAATACTTTGAAGTGGTCAACTCTTCGGAGCTTCACCAACTCTTTAATAACACCTATGCAGTGCATGTATGGAACAAGAAGA
The nucleotide sequence above comes from Buteo buteo chromosome 19, bButBut1.hap1.1, whole genome shotgun sequence. Encoded proteins:
- the LOC142042211 gene encoding lactosylceramide 4-alpha-galactosyltransferase-like isoform X2, whose protein sequence is MPNCLLKLTRVVLSHKLRALFILTFKFMSFASIILYWRIAEHPKGRGQLYSLPAEIRCAHSVPSPPHPAVGGPPASPGDVFFVETSDQTNPSYLFMCSVESAARTHPETRVVVLMKGLASGNASLPSHWGFSLLSCFPNVEVRPLDLTELFSGTPLANWYLQAQQRWEPYFLPVLSDACRIAIMWKFGGIYLDTDFIVLKNLKNLTNVLGTQSKYVLNGAFLSFKPKHKFMELCMQDFVDNYNSWIWGHQGPQLLTRVFKKWCSIRSLRSSTSCKGVRALPREAFYPIRWQDWKKYFEVVNSSELHQLFNNTYAVHVWNKKSQGTRLEVTSQALLAQLHSHFCPATYDIMKKDSERQ
- the LOC142042211 gene encoding lactosylceramide 4-alpha-galactosyltransferase-like isoform X1 translates to MLGCGTLSCTESTILKITTVVLGEQAQTGARLLRMPNCLLKLTRVVLSHKLRALFILTFKFMSFASIILYWRIAEHPKGRGQLYSLPAEIRCAHSVPSPPHPAVGGPPASPGDVFFVETSDQTNPSYLFMCSVESAARTHPETRVVVLMKGLASGNASLPSHWGFSLLSCFPNVEVRPLDLTELFSGTPLANWYLQAQQRWEPYFLPVLSDACRIAIMWKFGGIYLDTDFIVLKNLKNLTNVLGTQSKYVLNGAFLSFKPKHKFMELCMQDFVDNYNSWIWGHQGPQLLTRVFKKWCSIRSLRSSTSCKGVRALPREAFYPIRWQDWKKYFEVVNSSELHQLFNNTYAVHVWNKKSQGTRLEVTSQALLAQLHSHFCPATYDIMKKDSERQ